Proteins found in one Miscanthus floridulus cultivar M001 chromosome 4, ASM1932011v1, whole genome shotgun sequence genomic segment:
- the LOC136550600 gene encoding glucuronokinase 1 isoform X1 translates to MPKIPSASDVDNEWSEVRRLQTRFVPIDKCSILNIRRVDFSCLQDMAAAEMGFERRAYARVGLLGNPSDVYGGRALSFTIADFFATVRLRPSPELLIQPHPYHDLVAFPSLSQLVSRLQSEGYYGGVRLLMSICKVFYNHCIQNNISLKAENFTLSYDTNIPRQAGLSGSSAIVCASLSCLLDFYDVRHLIKVEMRPNLILNAEKELGIVAGLQDRVAQVYGGLVYMDFSKEHMDKLGHGIYMPLDVNLLPPLYLIYAQNPSDSGKVHSSVRQRWLDGDAFIISRMKEVAQVAFNGHKALLQKDYTELARLMNKNFDLRREMFGDDVLGSVNIRMVEVARSVGAASKFTGSGGAVVALCPDGDTQVEHLHKACQEAGFAVQKVKVAPSVLTDEELSSLLAS, encoded by the exons ATGCCAAAAATTCCTTCTGCCTCAGATGTAGACAATGAGTGGTCAGAAGTAAGGAGATTGCAGACAAG GTTTGTCCCAATCGACAAATGTTCAATTCTTAATATTAGAAGAGTGGACTTTAGCTGCTTGCAG GACATGGCGGCAGCGGAGATGGGGTTCGAGCGGCGGGCGTACGCGCGGGTGGGGCTCCTCGGCAACCCTAGCGACGTATACGGCGGTAGGGCGCTGTCCTTCACCATCGCCGACTTCTTTGCCACGGTCCGCCTCCGCCCTTCGCCCGAGCTGCTCATCCAGCCGCACCCATACCACGATCTTGTCGCCTTCCCCTCCCTCAGTCAACTT GTGAGTCGTTTGCAAAGTGAAGGATATTATGGAGGCGTCCGGCTGCTGATGTCTATCTGTAAAGTTTTCTACAACCATTGTATTCAGAATAATATCAGTTTAAAAGCTGAAAATTTCACCTTATCGTATGATACTAATATTCCTCGGCAG GCTGGGCTGTCTGGTTCGAGCGCGATTGTCTGTGCTTCTCTAAGCTGCCTTCTTGACTTCTATGATGTCAGACATCTAATAAAAGTTGAAATGAGACCTAATCTAATTCTTAACGCTGAGAAAGAGCTTGGAATTGTTGCTGGACTTCAGGACCGAGTGGCACAGGTTTATGGTGGACTGGTTTATATG GATTTTAGCAAGGAGCATATGGACAAGCTGGGTCATGGCATATACATGCCATTGGACGTGAATCTGCTTCCTCCTCTATACCTCATCTATGCACAGAACCCCAGTGATTCTGGCAAG GTCCACAGCAGTGTTAGACAAAGATGGCTTGATGGTGATGCGTTTATAATATCACGTATGAAGGAAGTAGCGCAGGTAGCATTTAATGGTCACAAGGCTTTGTTGCAGAAGGATTATACTGAGCTAGCGAGGCTTATGAATAAGAATTTTGATCTGCGAAG GGAAATGTTTGGGGATGATGTACTTGGTTCAGTGAACATAAGGATGGTGGAGGTGGCACGCAGCGTGGGTGCAGCATCCAAGTTCACTGGCAGTGGAGGCGCAGTGGTTGCGCTTTGCCCAGATGGGGATACGCAGGTGGAGCATCTCCACAAGGCTTGCCAGGAGGCCGGCTTTGCAGTACAGAAGGTGAAAGTTGCTCCCTCGGTGCTGACGGATGAGGAGCTGTCAAGTTTATTAGCTTCCTAG
- the LOC136550600 gene encoding glucuronokinase 1 isoform X2 has translation MAAAEMGFERRAYARVGLLGNPSDVYGGRALSFTIADFFATVRLRPSPELLIQPHPYHDLVAFPSLSQLVSRLQSEGYYGGVRLLMSICKVFYNHCIQNNISLKAENFTLSYDTNIPRQAGLSGSSAIVCASLSCLLDFYDVRHLIKVEMRPNLILNAEKELGIVAGLQDRVAQVYGGLVYMDFSKEHMDKLGHGIYMPLDVNLLPPLYLIYAQNPSDSGKVHSSVRQRWLDGDAFIISRMKEVAQVAFNGHKALLQKDYTELARLMNKNFDLRREMFGDDVLGSVNIRMVEVARSVGAASKFTGSGGAVVALCPDGDTQVEHLHKACQEAGFAVQKVKVAPSVLTDEELSSLLAS, from the exons ATGGCGGCAGCGGAGATGGGGTTCGAGCGGCGGGCGTACGCGCGGGTGGGGCTCCTCGGCAACCCTAGCGACGTATACGGCGGTAGGGCGCTGTCCTTCACCATCGCCGACTTCTTTGCCACGGTCCGCCTCCGCCCTTCGCCCGAGCTGCTCATCCAGCCGCACCCATACCACGATCTTGTCGCCTTCCCCTCCCTCAGTCAACTT GTGAGTCGTTTGCAAAGTGAAGGATATTATGGAGGCGTCCGGCTGCTGATGTCTATCTGTAAAGTTTTCTACAACCATTGTATTCAGAATAATATCAGTTTAAAAGCTGAAAATTTCACCTTATCGTATGATACTAATATTCCTCGGCAG GCTGGGCTGTCTGGTTCGAGCGCGATTGTCTGTGCTTCTCTAAGCTGCCTTCTTGACTTCTATGATGTCAGACATCTAATAAAAGTTGAAATGAGACCTAATCTAATTCTTAACGCTGAGAAAGAGCTTGGAATTGTTGCTGGACTTCAGGACCGAGTGGCACAGGTTTATGGTGGACTGGTTTATATG GATTTTAGCAAGGAGCATATGGACAAGCTGGGTCATGGCATATACATGCCATTGGACGTGAATCTGCTTCCTCCTCTATACCTCATCTATGCACAGAACCCCAGTGATTCTGGCAAG GTCCACAGCAGTGTTAGACAAAGATGGCTTGATGGTGATGCGTTTATAATATCACGTATGAAGGAAGTAGCGCAGGTAGCATTTAATGGTCACAAGGCTTTGTTGCAGAAGGATTATACTGAGCTAGCGAGGCTTATGAATAAGAATTTTGATCTGCGAAG GGAAATGTTTGGGGATGATGTACTTGGTTCAGTGAACATAAGGATGGTGGAGGTGGCACGCAGCGTGGGTGCAGCATCCAAGTTCACTGGCAGTGGAGGCGCAGTGGTTGCGCTTTGCCCAGATGGGGATACGCAGGTGGAGCATCTCCACAAGGCTTGCCAGGAGGCCGGCTTTGCAGTACAGAAGGTGAAAGTTGCTCCCTCGGTGCTGACGGATGAGGAGCTGTCAAGTTTATTAGCTTCCTAG